Genomic DNA from Vagococcus luciliae:
TTTTCTGTTTAGGTGTAATAGTCCTAATCATGGGGTTATCGTCTATTACGTTGATTAGAATGCCATATTTGAATACCATGTTTATATAGGTTTTCATTTGCTTGTATGTAGCTAGTTTTTCAGACCATTCATTTAAACATTTTTGACAGAATAACGGTGTGATTTTAACGAGCGGCATTTCTCCCATTTTTGGTAGTATATGATTAGTAAAGTATTGCCTTATTCTTTGTATAGTGGTATTTTTTATATCTTTTGAGTGTTGTTCAAACCATACTTCATATAATTGGTTAAATGTCTTTATACCCTTAATATCATTGTTTTGTTGAAGTCCATTTTTTTCTATATCAAGTAAAAGTCTTGATATAGAAATTTGGGCTTCTTTTTTTGTAGAGAAATTTCTTCTTGTTGTTCTTTTTTCTTTACCAGTAATTGGATCAATACCAAGATATACTTTATACATGTATGCCTTAGTACCGTCTTTTTTTGTATATGATTTTATTTGTGCCATTCTAAATTAATTCCTCCTCATGTTACAGCTGAGGGGCATGAGTGGAGGTAATTTAATTAGTCTAAGCTATCAATATATTTATTTAATTCATTTATAATTTTATCTCTTGCTTGAATCAAATCATCTTTATCAGATTCACTATCAATAAAGTCTGTTAAGACGTTTGTAACATCTTTAAAAAATTGGTATTTATAATCATTATTAGATTTATCAAAACTCTTTAAAAAAATAGCAATATCGTATAAGTCTAGAGTATTGAGTGTAGAGAAATCAAAATTAGATATGTAATTTACACTGTCTATATATTGTTTATTTGCTTCATTATTTAGATTGTTAACTACATCATTTAATTTATCATTTAGACCAGAAAAAACATCAAGTTCTTTACCATATAAGAGATAACTCATGGAGACTTTTCCTATTTCTGCTATTTGTTTTAGACGTGAAGTATTTGGTACAGAGATACCCCTTTCCCATCTGGACACAATACTATCGCTAGCCACAGGATCAAATTTTTTTCCGAAGTCTTTCATAGTCATACTATTTTGAATTCTAATTGCTTTAATTCGTTGACCTATGGATTTTTTATCAAGATTATTTTTCATTATTTATATATCCTCCTGAGAATAAAATAGCATACATTATAAAAAAAATCTACGCAAAACGACGAAAAAGTATTGACAACCAATTATAAAATCATTATACTCGATTTATAACCGACGTAAAACGACGCAAAAAGAAAAGGAGTGTAATAATGAATAAAATAAAAGGTTATAGAAATATGGCAGGATTAACACAAAAAGAAATGAGTGAAGTATTAGGTATTGCTGAAAGCACTTATAGAAAAAAAGAGAAAGGTTATAGTAATTTCAAAGATTATGAAATAAAAAAATTTTCAGAAGTTATAAACAGGATAAATCCTGATGTTAGCGTTAAAGATATATTTTTTTAATTTAAAACCGACGTAAAACGACTTGATGGAGGTTATTATGAATTTAAAAATTGACCAAATAGAGTTAACCAAAGAATTTTCAAAAAAATTTGTAAGTGATGCAGTAATAGAGTTAAAGCCATTTATTCAAGAGGAAATAAAAAAGACTAACCTACCTGAATATATGAGTTTGGGAGAATGTTGCCAGTATATCGGAGTTAGTCGTAATACATTGAAGAAATTTATTGATATGGGTTTAAAAGTATTTTCTGTTGATGGTATTCAAAAAATTAGCAAACAAGAAGTAAGAAAATTTATCGAAAATCATAGTATATAAACGAATGCTGAGGGGCATGATTGGAATATGAAAAGGGAGATTATAAAGATGAATAATAAGAAAATTGGAAAAGAATTAGAAGATGCGTTAATGAAAATATCGTTTATTCAAAATAATTTGTTTTTTGCAGCAGAAGTATTTGATGATGTCAAATCAAAAGAAAGTGATACACGAGAACAGTGCAATTTAAAACTTTATGATTTTGAAAGAATAGGCAGAAAAATGGAAACTACATTTAATTATGTTGATTTTGAATTAGAAGAATTATTTCAAATATTGAATGAATGTATAAACTCACTAGATTAGGAGTGATAGTATGAACGATTTTAGCACATTAGATATAGCTTTAAAATACGCTGAATTAGGTTTTCCCATTTTGCCATTAGTCCCAAATAATAAGATGCCAGTAAAGAGTGAAGATTTTTCTAGAGGTTTTCACACTGCGACAACTGACCAAAGTATCATTGCAGATTATTGGTTGAGTAGTGAACAGGCTATTTCTTCCAATATTGGTATTAGAACAGGAAAAGAAAGTGCGTTGGTTGTTTTAGATATTGATGTCCATAAAGAAGATGGATTTAAATCATTGGAAACTTTAGAAAATCATTTTGGCAAGCTACCCGAAACTTTTAGAGTAAAGACAGCATCAGGAGGGGAACATATCTATTTTAAATATCCTGATGGCGTAACAATAGATAGGCAGATAAATAGATTTAAAGGAATAGATATTATTTCTGATAACTCATATATAGTAGCTCCACCAAGTATTGTAAAAAATAGTCCTTACCAAGTTATTAGTGGGGATATAACCATATTGGCAGAATTACCTGATTTTTTATTAAAAGCTCTGTCAATTTCTAGGGATAATCATTCAACTCAAAAAAATAGAATGCCTCAGAATGCTCCTGAGAACACTCGAAAAGTGAAGTACACTGCAACATTTTTAAAAGATATGGTAGCAGGGGCAACTGAGGGAAACAGGAATGATTTTTTAATGAGATTTGTTGCTAAGTGTTTGTCTTTAGGAACAGATTTAGAAACGATTTACACGTTACTTTTGGTAGTAAATGAAAATTTTATAGACGCTCCTTTATCTGATGATGAAGTAAACACCATATTTAAAAGTATGGTTAAAAAAGAAACTAGGAGGGGGGTTATTGTTTGAAACACATACCTGATGAAACAAAAGAATTTATAAAAGAAAATCAAGAATTATTAAATCAAAAAAAAGAGACGGAACCTGATTGGATATATTTTAAAGAAAATGGCGATAGTAAAGTACTACCTAATAAATTAGGCTATGCCGTTATGAAAGAAATACCAATTATTAGAACTGGTTCATTGACTTATGGAGCAAGATTTCAAGCCGATAAAGGTATTTGGCGAGTAGATGATTTAAATGACTTTTTAGATGCTTATATCACTGAGAAATTAGAAAGTGTTGGTAAATGGAGTACAAAAACATTATCTGATGTTAAACGATTTATCTTGATAAAAAGTTATGACACAACTACCAAAGATAATCCATTTAATAATAGCAATCCTAATCTAGTTAGTTTTCAAAATGGAACATACAATTTTAAAACCGACAAATTAGAGCCACATGATCCACAGAATTATATTTTTCAGTCTCATCAATATGCGATTGACACAGAGGACAAAAAAAGACCAGTCAAGACTTTAGAATGGCTTAAAGACTTAACTGGAGACGATTTATCAGTAATACATTTATCCGAAATGATAGGTTATTGCTTTTACAGAAGCTATGAACCTTTTCAAGCTATCTTTATTTTACATGGAAAAGGTAAAAACGGCAAGAGTGTATTTATTAATCACATTATAAAAATGTTGAATGATGAAAATGTATCGACAGTTAATTTATCAGATTTAGCTAATAAGCAAAATAGATTTGCAACAAGTCAATTATTTGCAAAAAATGCCAATCTGTTTGCAGAGATTGAAGATAGTTTTATTTCTCAAACAGGTCTCATAAAGTCTTTGACTGGTGGTGATTATTTGATGGCAGAAAGAAAAGGTAAAGATGGCTTTAATTTTAAAAACTTTGCCAAATTGATATTCTCTGCGAATAAATTACCAAGTTGGTCAGACAGTACAGACGGTTGGTTGAGACGTTTAAATGTCATTCCTTTTACAAGAGTTATAGATGATGAATTTAAAAATAAACATGATTTAAAGGCGATAGAGGAAGAAATACCAGTGTTTACTCTTTATTGTATGCGAATGTTTTATAAAGCCCTAGAGCGTGGCTATTTCACGATTTCAGAGCCTATGAAGATAGCCAAAGATGATTGGATAAAAGATATAGATCATGTTTCTAGATTTATAGAAGAATATTGCATCATTGATAAAGAAAGTAAAGCAGGAGAATCAAGTAAGAAAATTTACGATAAATATACTGATTTTTGTTTTGATGAAAATTTAAAAGCACTGTCTCAACCTAAATTTACTAAAGATTTAGAAAAATATGGCATCTATAAAAAGAAACAAAGCATTTCAGGTATCAGGGTATGGCGATATATTGGGTTAATTTTACAAGAAGAATAATTTTTCAGTGTCAGGAATTACAAA
This window encodes:
- a CDS encoding helix-turn-helix domain-containing protein, translating into MKNNLDKKSIGQRIKAIRIQNSMTMKDFGKKFDPVASDSIVSRWERGISVPNTSRLKQIAEIGKVSMSYLLYGKELDVFSGLNDKLNDVVNNLNNEANKQYIDSVNYISNFDFSTLNTLDLYDIAIFLKSFDKSNNDYKYQFFKDVTNVLTDFIDSESDKDDLIQARDKIINELNKYIDSLD
- a CDS encoding helix-turn-helix transcriptional regulator encodes the protein MNKIKGYRNMAGLTQKEMSEVLGIAESTYRKKEKGYSNFKDYEIKKFSEVINRINPDVSVKDIFF
- a CDS encoding helix-turn-helix domain-containing protein, which encodes MNLKIDQIELTKEFSKKFVSDAVIELKPFIQEEIKKTNLPEYMSLGECCQYIGVSRNTLKKFIDMGLKVFSVDGIQKISKQEVRKFIENHSI
- a CDS encoding bifunctional DNA primase/polymerase, whose translation is MNDFSTLDIALKYAELGFPILPLVPNNKMPVKSEDFSRGFHTATTDQSIIADYWLSSEQAISSNIGIRTGKESALVVLDIDVHKEDGFKSLETLENHFGKLPETFRVKTASGGEHIYFKYPDGVTIDRQINRFKGIDIISDNSYIVAPPSIVKNSPYQVISGDITILAELPDFLLKALSISRDNHSTQKNRMPQNAPENTRKVKYTATFLKDMVAGATEGNRNDFLMRFVAKCLSLGTDLETIYTLLLVVNENFIDAPLSDDEVNTIFKSMVKKETRRGVIV
- a CDS encoding DNA primase family protein; the encoded protein is MKHIPDETKEFIKENQELLNQKKETEPDWIYFKENGDSKVLPNKLGYAVMKEIPIIRTGSLTYGARFQADKGIWRVDDLNDFLDAYITEKLESVGKWSTKTLSDVKRFILIKSYDTTTKDNPFNNSNPNLVSFQNGTYNFKTDKLEPHDPQNYIFQSHQYAIDTEDKKRPVKTLEWLKDLTGDDLSVIHLSEMIGYCFYRSYEPFQAIFILHGKGKNGKSVFINHIIKMLNDENVSTVNLSDLANKQNRFATSQLFAKNANLFAEIEDSFISQTGLIKSLTGGDYLMAERKGKDGFNFKNFAKLIFSANKLPSWSDSTDGWLRRLNVIPFTRVIDDEFKNKHDLKAIEEEIPVFTLYCMRMFYKALERGYFTISEPMKIAKDDWIKDIDHVSRFIEEYCIIDKESKAGESSKKIYDKYTDFCFDENLKALSQPKFTKDLEKYGIYKKKQSISGIRVWRYIGLILQEE